A single genomic interval of Rosistilla ulvae harbors:
- a CDS encoding lipopolysaccharide biosynthesis protein: MNRRLAAWANRFQLDRSLLWVLAARIWQVVSGPLTICLIGIYMSLDEQGVYYGIFSFLTIQAFFELGLLSVLITFAGHEATSLNVHAPPAFESEAWQRAAMRMAELLRSSRRWFAAAGVVYGVVALVMGWRVLSDLEFTNPVAWQWPLLLVLPCAALTVVWSPNVAILEGIGLRETVYRIRLLQAFSGSLVVWGCLTMGLGIWSVVAATATQTLWTGYLVAVYGRPVFRPILAQVGQSAEFSWRKDVVPFQWKVAVNGVLYYVTTQCFVLIILWFSKDSAEAGRLGMTLTATAAIQMLAMAWVQAKYPVAASLHGAGKREQAGTMWQQIAISSSALLVLAFIALTLLVMLLPWLDPRFENRFVSPEIVAILGLGCLANHLSAIQSFYILSRRFPPLMIMIPAMIIAASSIWLAGYFYSTWGIACAYAASFWLVLLPLQTWGYLKLRKC, encoded by the coding sequence ATGAATCGCCGATTGGCAGCCTGGGCGAATCGCTTCCAGCTCGATCGGTCTTTGCTGTGGGTCCTCGCGGCCCGCATCTGGCAGGTTGTATCGGGGCCGCTGACGATTTGTTTGATCGGGATTTATATGTCGCTCGACGAACAGGGCGTCTATTACGGAATCTTCAGTTTTCTGACGATTCAGGCATTCTTCGAACTTGGCCTGTTGAGCGTGCTGATTACGTTTGCTGGACACGAGGCCACGTCGCTGAACGTTCATGCTCCTCCCGCCTTTGAAAGCGAAGCTTGGCAACGCGCGGCAATGCGGATGGCGGAACTGTTGCGGTCATCGCGACGGTGGTTTGCCGCAGCCGGTGTGGTCTATGGCGTCGTGGCGCTGGTGATGGGGTGGCGTGTGTTGAGCGATTTGGAGTTCACCAATCCGGTCGCCTGGCAGTGGCCCTTGTTGCTGGTGCTCCCCTGTGCCGCGTTGACGGTCGTTTGGTCCCCCAATGTCGCAATCCTGGAAGGGATCGGGCTGCGCGAAACGGTCTATCGGATCCGCTTGCTGCAGGCGTTCTCGGGCAGTTTGGTCGTCTGGGGCTGCTTGACGATGGGGCTGGGGATTTGGAGTGTTGTCGCCGCAACGGCAACGCAAACCCTGTGGACGGGGTACTTGGTTGCCGTGTATGGACGACCGGTATTCCGGCCGATCTTGGCTCAGGTGGGCCAATCTGCCGAGTTTTCGTGGCGGAAAGACGTTGTTCCCTTTCAGTGGAAGGTCGCCGTCAATGGCGTGCTTTATTACGTCACCACTCAATGTTTTGTGCTGATCATCCTGTGGTTCAGCAAGGACAGCGCTGAAGCGGGACGATTGGGGATGACGTTAACCGCGACCGCAGCAATCCAGATGCTTGCGATGGCCTGGGTGCAAGCCAAGTACCCGGTTGCCGCAAGTTTGCACGGGGCTGGCAAACGGGAGCAAGCGGGGACGATGTGGCAGCAGATTGCGATCAGTTCCTCCGCCTTGCTGGTGTTGGCTTTCATCGCGTTGACCCTATTGGTCATGCTGCTGCCCTGGTTAGATCCCCGTTTCGAGAACCGCTTTGTGTCGCCTGAGATCGTCGCGATCTTAGGGCTGGGGTGCCTGGCAAACCATCTGTCAGCGATTCAATCGTTTTACATCTTGTCGCGTCGCTTTCCGCCATTGATGATCATGATCCCGGCAATGATCATTGCGGCTTCATCGATTTGGCTGGCGGGTTACTTCTATTCGACGTGGGGCATCGCTTGTGCCTACGCGGCTTCGTTCTGGTTGGTTTTACTTCCGCTGCAAACCTGGGGTTATCTGAAGCTTCGGAAGTGTTGA
- a CDS encoding DUF6513 domain-containing protein: MENASKNDGLGCHYHFITGRLAEHSLRQVVESVAARVGFEYSIGVMPITVAALITPKWLARHLDVPAQATAVILPGYCVRGLAEIDAMLDVPVQCGPKDLSDLPNFFSLSNKKRSLNDFDIEIVAEINHAPSRQIDELLALASGYAACGADIIDLGCNPEQRWDGIKRVVPMLRDLGLRVSIDTLDPIEAADACAAGAELVLSVNRSNREMAVDWGTEVVVIPDTPDAIETMDETAEYLTQRNVPIRLDPILEPIGFGFAASLNRYIETRRRHPDAAMMMGIGNLSELTDVDSAGVNFLLLGICQELGIQSVLTTQVINWARSSVAECDLARRMVYAACKERIPPKNLSDALVMLRDPRLNELPAGHTEQLADQIKDNNFRLFAQTDEIRLVSRDLHLVGDDPFEIFEALLATEQGEKVDASHAFYLGFEMCKALTAITLGKRYEQDESLRWGHLTRDEKHHRLSGKRRQKKSAD, encoded by the coding sequence ATGGAAAACGCAAGTAAAAACGATGGTTTGGGCTGCCATTACCACTTCATTACCGGCCGCCTTGCCGAACACTCGTTGAGACAGGTTGTTGAATCTGTTGCGGCTCGCGTTGGATTCGAATATTCGATCGGTGTGATGCCGATCACTGTGGCTGCACTGATTACGCCAAAATGGCTTGCTCGACATTTGGATGTACCGGCGCAAGCGACCGCGGTGATCCTGCCCGGCTATTGCGTTCGTGGGCTGGCGGAGATCGATGCGATGTTGGATGTGCCCGTCCAATGCGGGCCAAAAGACCTCAGCGATCTGCCAAATTTTTTTTCGCTTTCTAATAAAAAAAGATCGCTAAACGACTTCGATATCGAAATTGTGGCGGAAATTAATCACGCTCCAAGTCGTCAAATCGACGAGCTTTTGGCGCTCGCAAGTGGCTATGCCGCATGCGGCGCCGACATCATCGACTTGGGATGCAATCCCGAACAGCGATGGGATGGAATCAAACGAGTCGTGCCGATGTTGCGCGATCTCGGCTTGCGCGTCTCGATCGATACGCTCGATCCGATCGAAGCGGCCGATGCGTGCGCCGCCGGTGCCGAATTGGTCCTTTCGGTCAATCGCAGTAACCGCGAGATGGCAGTCGATTGGGGAACCGAGGTGGTCGTGATTCCCGACACTCCCGATGCGATCGAAACGATGGACGAAACGGCTGAATATCTGACGCAGCGGAACGTGCCGATCCGGTTGGATCCGATCTTGGAACCGATCGGATTTGGGTTTGCCGCAAGTCTGAATCGCTATATCGAAACACGGCGGCGGCATCCCGACGCGGCGATGATGATGGGGATCGGAAATCTAAGCGAACTGACCGACGTCGACTCCGCCGGCGTTAACTTTCTGCTGCTGGGGATCTGTCAGGAACTGGGCATTCAAAGCGTGTTGACGACTCAGGTGATAAATTGGGCTCGCAGCAGCGTTGCCGAATGTGATCTGGCTCGGCGGATGGTCTATGCGGCGTGCAAAGAGCGGATTCCGCCAAAGAACCTTAGCGATGCGTTGGTAATGTTGCGCGATCCGCGTTTAAACGAACTGCCCGCCGGACATACCGAGCAATTGGCCGATCAGATCAAAGACAACAACTTCCGGTTGTTCGCTCAGACGGACGAGATCAGGCTGGTCTCTCGCGATCTGCACCTGGTCGGCGACGATCCGTTTGAAATCTTTGAAGCTCTGTTGGCAACCGAGCAGGGTGAAAAGGTCGACGCTTCGCATGCCTTCTACCTTGGCTTTGAGATGTGCAAGGCGCTGACGGCGATCACGCTGGGGAAACGTTACGAGCAGGATGAGTCGCTGCGTTGGGGACATCTGACGCGCGACGAAAAGCATCACCGACTCAGTGGCAAGCGTCGTCAAAAAAAGTCAGCTGACTGA